In Anaerococcus prevotii DSM 20548, the following are encoded in one genomic region:
- the ltrA gene encoding group II intron reverse transcriptase/maturase — protein MNSKMCATTNRAKDWESIDFSVAESYVKKLQMRIVKAWKMSKYGKVKSLQHLLTTSFYAKALAIKRVTENQGKKTSGVDGELWLTPQAKYNAIGKLNLRGYKPKPLKRVYIPKKNGKKRPLSIPTMTDRAMQTLYKFALEPIAETTADFNSYGFRAKRCTQDAIEQCFTSLNKKKSAKWVLEGDIKGCFDNISHEWIMNNIPMNKPLLKLWLECGYIEKQKLFPTETGSPQGSPISPVISNMVLDGLEKAIKEKYHKRTINKKAYFPKVNFVRYADDFIVTGESAELLENGVKPIIVKFLAERGLELSEEKTLITHINDGFDFLGVNIRMYKDKLLTKPSDKNFKAIVDKIRRIIKDNPSMKQEILIRKLNPIIIGWVNYQKYNVSSKAFEKLDYEIYKCLWDWCIRRHPKKGRKWIAKKYFHTIGNRTWTFSVATGDRMENGEKYYLRLKYATDTDIKRFTKIQAEANPFDENWQIYFEEREELKIRNELKGRTVINRLYKTQNGICPVCGEKITIDTDFRVHQTIQNNITLKTLVHPWCHRKLHINDEENTLAL, from the coding sequence ATGAACAGTAAAATGTGTGCTACTACTAACAGAGCTAAAGACTGGGAAAGTATAGATTTTTCAGTAGCAGAAAGCTATGTTAAAAAACTACAAATGCGTATTGTGAAAGCGTGGAAAATGAGTAAATACGGAAAGGTAAAATCTTTACAGCATTTACTCACAACTTCATTTTATGCAAAAGCCTTGGCTATTAAGAGGGTAACTGAAAACCAAGGCAAGAAAACAAGTGGTGTTGATGGCGAACTATGGCTAACACCACAGGCAAAGTATAATGCAATAGGAAAGTTAAACTTAAGAGGATATAAACCTAAACCTCTTAAAAGAGTGTATATACCAAAGAAAAATGGTAAGAAAAGACCTCTTAGCATTCCTACAATGACAGACAGAGCAATGCAAACACTATATAAATTTGCACTTGAACCTATTGCAGAAACAACAGCTGATTTTAACTCTTATGGATTTAGAGCGAAAAGGTGTACGCAGGACGCTATTGAGCAATGCTTTACATCTCTAAATAAAAAGAAATCTGCAAAATGGGTGCTTGAAGGAGATATAAAAGGTTGCTTTGATAATATTAGCCACGAATGGATAATGAATAATATTCCAATGAACAAGCCGTTATTGAAACTTTGGCTTGAATGCGGATATATAGAAAAACAAAAACTATTTCCTACAGAAACTGGAAGCCCACAAGGTTCACCAATATCACCTGTAATATCTAATATGGTATTGGATGGGTTAGAAAAAGCAATCAAAGAAAAATATCATAAAAGAACAATAAATAAGAAAGCATATTTCCCAAAAGTTAATTTTGTCAGATATGCAGATGATTTTATCGTTACAGGAGAAAGTGCGGAATTGCTTGAAAATGGTGTAAAGCCAATCATTGTAAAATTCTTGGCTGAAAGAGGTTTAGAATTATCAGAGGAAAAGACACTCATAACACACATAAATGACGGTTTTGATTTTCTTGGAGTTAATATTAGGATGTATAAAGATAAGTTGCTTACAAAACCATCTGATAAGAACTTCAAGGCTATTGTCGATAAAATCAGACGAATCATAAAAGATAATCCGTCAATGAAACAAGAAATTTTGATTAGAAAATTAAATCCAATCATTATAGGTTGGGTAAACTATCAGAAATATAATGTTTCATCTAAAGCTTTTGAAAAACTTGACTATGAAATATATAAATGTTTATGGGATTGGTGTATTCGTCGACACCCAAAGAAAGGAAGAAAATGGATAGCTAAGAAATACTTCCATACCATTGGAAATAGAACTTGGACTTTCAGTGTAGCAACTGGCGACAGAATGGAAAATGGCGAGAAATACTATCTTCGTCTTAAATATGCTACAGACACTGATATTAAAAGATTTACCAAGATACAAGCTGAAGCAAATCCATTTGATGAAAATTGGCAAATATACTTTGAAGAAAGAGAAGAGTTAAAAATACGAAACGAACTTAAAGGACGTACAGTTATAAATAGACTGTATAAAACGCAAAATGGAATATGCCCTGTTTGTGGAGAGAAAATAACTATTGATACAGACTTTAGAGTACATCAAACAATTCAAAATAATATTACCCTTAAAACTTTAGTACACCCTTGGTGTCATAGAAAATTGCATATAAATGATGAAGAAAACACTCTGGCTCTTTAA
- a CDS encoding DUF2975 domain-containing protein produces MKSFIFKIAIILSKVLRYISYLGAGFTLLGSVLTLIFKDDVIQVVESHQFNLQEVSLPFIIYSCLSALMIFIVAGFSLDKFEKILVNLEKKDYFSDLNSKYSRDILIALIILTICQIISMLVFNYLKVDNISSVFNLTIKDYLTNIILIVIAFSSMMIFNSGKSLKEDSESII; encoded by the coding sequence ATGAAGAGTTTTATTTTTAAAATAGCGATTATATTATCTAAGGTTTTAAGATATATTTCATATTTAGGAGCAGGTTTTACCTTGCTTGGAAGTGTATTAACTCTGATTTTTAAAGATGATGTAATACAAGTAGTTGAATCTCATCAATTTAATCTGCAAGAAGTTTCACTTCCTTTTATTATTTATTCATGCTTGAGTGCTCTTATGATATTCATTGTTGCTGGTTTCTCATTGGATAAATTTGAGAAGATTTTAGTGAATTTAGAGAAGAAAGACTATTTTTCAGACTTAAATTCAAAATATTCGAGAGATATATTAATAGCGCTTATAATTCTGACGATTTGTCAAATTATTTCTATGCTAGTTTTCAATTATCTTAAAGTGGACAATATTAGCAGTGTTTTTAATTTAACTATTAAGGATTATTTAACGAATATAATTTTGATAGTTATAGCATTTTCATCAATGATGATATTTAATTCGGGAAAATCCTTAAAAGAAGATTCGGAAAGTATAATTTGA
- a CDS encoding type II toxin-antitoxin system RelB/DinJ family antitoxin, whose protein sequence is MATTNLNIRTDKEIKEAAEKIYSSLGLNMTTAINMFLRASIRESGIPFDLKLNVPSDETIKAIEEGRMIAKDTNVKSYDNMDDLRKALEV, encoded by the coding sequence ATGGCTACAACAAATTTGAATATACGAACAGATAAAGAAATAAAAGAAGCTGCCGAAAAGATCTACTCCAGTTTAGGCTTAAATATGACTACTGCAATTAACATGTTTTTAAGGGCGAGTATTAGAGAAAGTGGTATTCCATTTGATTTAAAACTTAATGTTCCAAGTGATGAAACTATAAAAGCGATTGAAGAAGGAAGAATGATAGCTAAAGATACGAATGTGAAATCCTATGACAATATGGATGACTTGAGGAAAGCCCTTGAAGTATAA
- a CDS encoding response regulator transcription factor encodes MNYSVLVVEDDESILDLIEIYLENENYIIKRATSSEQALKYIKEKEFDLAILDIMLPGENGYYICAKIRESYNYPIIMLTAKDDESSKIKGLTFGADDYVTKPFLPGELVARVKAQLRRYNNYNLKTKEGTGNILTYQNVDLNIKSREVLVDGQEIDLTPIEFIILKSLLEKKSEVLGSEDLFYKIYPDEYYIKNNTVSVHIRHIREKLGEKNNIITTVWGVGYKIG; translated from the coding sequence ATGAATTACTCAGTATTAGTAGTAGAAGATGATGAAAGTATTTTAGATTTAATAGAGATATATCTAGAAAATGAAAATTATATTATAAAGAGAGCTACATCTTCAGAACAGGCACTCAAATATATTAAAGAAAAGGAATTTGATTTAGCTATTTTAGACATTATGTTACCAGGTGAAAATGGATATTATATATGCGCCAAGATTAGAGAATCTTATAATTACCCAATTATTATGCTTACGGCAAAGGACGATGAATCAAGTAAAATCAAGGGTTTAACTTTTGGAGCGGATGATTATGTAACTAAACCATTTTTACCTGGAGAGTTAGTTGCTAGAGTAAAGGCTCAATTAAGAAGATACAATAATTATAATTTAAAAACTAAAGAAGGTACAGGAAATATTTTAACTTATCAAAATGTGGATTTAAATATCAAATCAAGAGAAGTTTTAGTTGATGGACAGGAAATTGATTTAACTCCTATTGAATTTATTATTTTAAAATCATTACTAGAGAAAAAATCTGAAGTACTAGGATCCGAAGATTTATTCTATAAAATATATCCGGATGAATATTATATAAAAAACAATACGGTTTCAGTTCATATTAGGCATATTAGAGAAAAATTAGGAGAAAAAAATAATATAATAACAACTGTTTGGGGGGTAGGTTATAAGATTGGATAA
- a CDS encoding helix-turn-helix domain-containing protein, whose product MKDQIIINLDQALKKKNMTSKELAARIGITEANLSILKTGKAKGIRFNTLASICKELDCQPGDLLEYDNEEYQQ is encoded by the coding sequence ATGAAGGATCAAATAATTATAAATCTAGATCAAGCGTTGAAAAAGAAAAATATGACATCGAAAGAGCTTGCAGCAAGGATAGGGATAACCGAAGCAAATTTATCAATATTAAAAACAGGAAAAGCCAAAGGCATAAGGTTTAACACTTTAGCGAGCATCTGTAAGGAGCTTGATTGTCAACCAGGTGATTTACTTGAGTATGATAATGAAGAATATCAACAGTAA